A window of the Candidatus Krumholzibacteriia bacterium genome harbors these coding sequences:
- a CDS encoding transglutaminase-like domain-containing protein, with protein MSRKRPRPSAMVAAFIALALLLPVLPRGATAATVHDHWTTELDLRYHAGDDAVRGRWTERLSVTVGDDVDIGEIARVTVVDEPYQKLHGFRATLTRPDGTTRTFRRDDLGWATWSAGSRMLVRVESRMRSTLIPSVRVGDRLDVRIDYVVDRLHGIPPVGLHDTGHPTRERTLRVRHPNDHRLLWSVRGPDPLLRTVEVDSTQQDDAVVVRWTLRDLRPHPAEALALGPPGGGLQWTAAFAETSETARADAFAAGPAWFTVGKGYARRIAPTLEANDEIVAAAREVVVGATSNAERIERLYRHVQSSCRYLGLFEGLGGILPEPASTTFERRYGDCKGLGTLLIAMLRAVDVEAHPVLVAADRWIDPDVPNMTQFNHFAVWAEDGRGGVWLDPTYDGLPAGLFPTRNVVSPVLVLRPGAVRLVEVPADVARRGRVEVEIDGRIDADGRWQISLRETRTDNARLMATLAEREHTTEERRQLHADRLLDRGLRAAVASVDVQGRDDWGAPLRVHVEALARTPLPRAGRRMFFPRRILPVRRFDLRPATRRTPVDLRSLPDRVERWRLQLPPGTTVTADSLEAEGAGSRVRTRWWVDGDVLFLERHLQLRPRVVPADSVSSLATVLDTVRDSEAGHVEIRFPEASESER; from the coding sequence ATGAGCAGAAAACGACCGCGACCGTCAGCGATGGTCGCGGCCTTCATCGCCCTGGCCCTCCTCCTGCCGGTCTTGCCGCGCGGAGCGACGGCGGCCACCGTCCACGACCACTGGACCACCGAACTCGACCTGCGCTACCACGCCGGTGACGACGCCGTCCGCGGGCGTTGGACCGAGCGTCTGTCGGTGACGGTGGGCGACGACGTCGACATCGGTGAGATCGCACGGGTGACGGTCGTCGACGAACCCTACCAAAAGCTTCACGGCTTCCGGGCCACGCTCACCCGACCCGACGGGACCACTCGGACCTTCCGACGCGATGATCTGGGTTGGGCCACCTGGAGCGCTGGCTCCCGGATGCTGGTCCGTGTCGAATCGCGGATGCGCTCGACGTTGATCCCGTCGGTCCGCGTCGGCGATCGACTCGACGTCCGCATCGATTACGTCGTCGACCGTCTACACGGGATTCCCCCGGTCGGTCTCCACGACACGGGACACCCCACGCGGGAACGGACGCTGCGCGTCCGGCATCCGAACGACCACCGTCTGCTGTGGTCGGTGCGGGGACCGGATCCGTTGCTTCGAACGGTCGAGGTCGACAGCACGCAACAGGACGACGCCGTGGTCGTTCGCTGGACGCTGCGAGACCTTCGGCCGCACCCGGCCGAGGCGCTCGCGCTCGGACCACCGGGTGGAGGACTGCAGTGGACGGCGGCGTTCGCCGAGACGAGCGAGACCGCGCGCGCCGATGCCTTCGCGGCGGGTCCTGCCTGGTTCACGGTCGGCAAGGGCTACGCGCGGCGCATCGCGCCCACCCTCGAAGCCAACGACGAGATCGTGGCTGCTGCCCGCGAAGTGGTCGTGGGAGCGACGAGCAACGCCGAACGCATCGAACGCCTGTACCGCCACGTCCAGTCGAGTTGTCGATATCTGGGTCTGTTCGAGGGCCTCGGTGGGATCCTTCCCGAACCAGCGTCCACGACCTTCGAGCGTCGCTACGGCGACTGCAAGGGACTGGGGACGCTGCTGATCGCGATGCTGCGCGCGGTGGACGTCGAGGCGCACCCGGTGCTGGTAGCGGCCGATCGCTGGATCGATCCCGACGTCCCGAACATGACGCAGTTCAATCATTTCGCGGTGTGGGCGGAAGACGGTCGAGGCGGTGTGTGGCTGGACCCGACCTACGACGGCCTTCCGGCCGGTCTGTTTCCCACGCGGAACGTGGTGTCGCCGGTCCTGGTCCTCCGGCCTGGAGCGGTGCGCTTGGTCGAGGTGCCGGCCGACGTTGCCCGACGTGGTCGCGTCGAGGTCGAGATCGACGGTCGGATCGATGCGGACGGTCGGTGGCAGATCTCGCTCCGTGAGACGCGGACCGACAACGCACGCCTGATGGCGACGCTGGCGGAACGTGAGCACACGACCGAGGAGCGACGTCAGCTCCACGCCGATCGTCTGCTCGACCGCGGGCTGCGCGCGGCCGTCGCCTCCGTCGACGTTCAGGGCCGCGACGACTGGGGCGCACCGCTACGTGTCCACGTCGAGGCGCTGGCCCGGACACCGCTGCCGCGCGCCGGGCGGCGCATGTTCTTCCCGCGGCGGATCCTCCCCGTGCGTCGCTTCGATCTGAGGCCGGCCACGCGTCGGACACCCGTCGACCTGCGGTCTCTTCCCGACCGCGTCGAGCGCTGGCGACTGCAGCTGCCTCCCGGCACAACGGTGACGGCCGATTCCCTCGAGGCCGAAGGTGCCGGATCGCGTGTGCGCACGAGGTGGTGGGTCGACGGCGATGTCCTGTTCCTCGAACGTCACCTGCAGCTCCGACCGCGCGTCGTGCCCGCCGACAGTGTGTCCTCCCTCGCAACCGTCCTCGACACCGTCCGCGACAGCGAGGCCGGCCATGTCGAGATCCGTTTCCCCGAAGCCTCGGAGTCCGAACGATGA
- a CDS encoding FlgD immunoglobulin-like domain containing protein, which yields MKSLMKTALACVVIAALVPSVHAQPGGDVGIYFDEEGTVRGRNVVPGVQFDVYVVADQIVGGLKAYELSVSGVEEAGLFQLGFSLYGPAPLNIGDAQAQNFIVGTGACMPETTATLVTLTLLAVQDVPDDSRLCVGPANPTSFDPPGPGYSDCNNQIGTFTLVGDGCAVLDPTQPPDYEVELSLDTVNAQIGGTVSMPVGVSQIPVAKSDPSQLAGIDLELHWDPVFAALEDVRVTGTTHDWLVEFNAGSGTADISAASTSPVSIPVDVEEPVLELDFRGGNVEGFTDVTITSSRLFDIGQGAIPHVTDGGRIFVGCDKGDPVEDDEINSADAIRTLLIALGSYDPTPLQFCASDMDSDNTVDVGDAVLVLQTAVGLLTPDRQRGQEPDLFLRGGSEPGEVFLQYSAAAGADMLFAYDPERVAFESATVVEGNGLVASNDEKSGVLRLGFASARAGHGTVRLQFDVAEFGETMAVKYAAAYDEFADRHLVPLDDHEFVFGVTGVDDVPGLGRGIDFVGGRPNPFNPATELRFELAAPGAVQVSIFDAAGRRVRTIDVDPLPAGEHGVRWDGTDDQGRVAASGVYQVLVESSVGADRGRVIMLK from the coding sequence GTGAAGAGTCTGATGAAGACGGCGCTCGCATGCGTCGTGATCGCGGCCCTGGTGCCATCGGTGCACGCGCAGCCGGGTGGCGATGTCGGCATCTACTTCGACGAAGAAGGCACGGTGCGGGGGCGCAACGTCGTCCCCGGAGTTCAGTTCGACGTCTACGTCGTCGCGGATCAGATCGTCGGTGGCCTGAAAGCCTACGAATTGTCGGTGAGTGGGGTGGAAGAGGCCGGCCTGTTCCAGCTCGGCTTTTCGCTCTACGGGCCCGCGCCCTTGAACATCGGCGACGCTCAGGCCCAGAACTTCATCGTCGGAACCGGTGCTTGCATGCCGGAGACGACCGCGACGCTCGTGACACTCACCCTCCTGGCGGTCCAAGACGTGCCGGACGACTCGAGGCTCTGCGTCGGCCCCGCGAATCCGACCAGCTTCGACCCACCCGGGCCCGGCTACTCGGACTGCAACAACCAGATCGGAACGTTCACGCTGGTCGGTGACGGTTGCGCCGTCCTCGATCCCACCCAGCCCCCCGACTACGAGGTCGAACTCTCGCTCGACACCGTCAACGCGCAGATCGGCGGCACGGTAAGCATGCCCGTCGGCGTGTCCCAGATCCCCGTGGCCAAGTCGGACCCGTCGCAGCTCGCCGGGATCGACCTGGAGCTGCATTGGGATCCGGTCTTCGCCGCACTCGAGGACGTGCGGGTCACCGGGACCACGCACGACTGGCTCGTGGAGTTCAACGCCGGGTCCGGCACGGCGGACATCTCGGCGGCGAGCACGAGTCCGGTCTCGATTCCGGTGGATGTCGAGGAGCCGGTGCTCGAACTCGACTTCCGCGGCGGCAATGTCGAAGGCTTCACCGACGTCACCATCACGTCCAGCCGGCTCTTCGACATCGGTCAGGGGGCAATCCCCCACGTCACCGATGGGGGCCGTATCTTCGTCGGCTGCGACAAGGGCGACCCGGTCGAGGACGACGAGATCAACTCGGCCGATGCGATCCGCACGCTGCTCATCGCGCTGGGCTCGTACGATCCCACGCCGCTGCAGTTCTGTGCGTCCGACATGGACTCCGACAACACCGTCGACGTCGGCGATGCCGTCCTCGTGCTGCAGACCGCCGTCGGCCTCCTCACGCCGGACCGGCAACGGGGCCAGGAGCCGGACCTCTTCCTGCGCGGTGGCAGCGAGCCCGGCGAGGTCTTCCTGCAGTACAGCGCGGCCGCGGGTGCGGACATGCTCTTCGCCTACGATCCCGAGCGCGTTGCCTTCGAATCGGCGACGGTCGTGGAGGGCAACGGCCTGGTCGCCAGCAACGACGAGAAGAGTGGCGTTCTCCGCCTGGGCTTCGCGTCGGCCCGCGCCGGCCACGGAACCGTGCGCCTGCAGTTCGACGTGGCGGAGTTCGGCGAGACGATGGCGGTGAAGTACGCCGCGGCCTACGACGAGTTCGCCGACCGTCACCTGGTGCCGCTCGACGACCACGAGTTCGTGTTCGGGGTGACCGGGGTGGACGACGTTCCGGGTCTCGGGCGCGGGATCGACTTCGTCGGCGGCCGGCCGAATCCGTTCAACCCCGCCACGGAGCTCCGCTTCGAGCTGGCCGCGCCGGGTGCGGTGCAGGTGTCGATCTTCGACGCCGCGGGTCGCCGGGTGCGGACGATCGACGTCGACCCGCTTCCCGCCGGTGAGCACGGCGTGCGCTGGGACGGCACCGACGACCAGGGCCGCGTGGCCGCGAGCGGCGTGTACCAGGTGCTCGTCGAATCGTCGGTGGGGGCGGATCGTGGGCGCGTCATCATGTTGAAGTAA
- a CDS encoding M3 family metallopeptidase: protein MTGSDNPLLAEWDTPFGVPPFDAIDSDDYLPAFREAMQRHRAEIETLAASTEPATFANTIEALERAGADLQRVSNVFHAVEAANTDDTLRETNRVISPELARHSDAIVLDPRLYERVKAVYDQRDGLDLTGEQAKLLEETHKRFVRSGAALDDTAQERLREINAELASLSQQFGDNLLEETNAFELRVTDEDDLGNLPGSLRGTAAAEARRRGYEEGWVFTLQRPSCNPFLEYSPNREMRRKVFEGYAMRANRGNEHDNNPLLTRMAELRAERARLLGYPTHAHYVLSDNMAETPDRVLDLLDQVWEPALRVAKEERAALQEMMRADGIDDRLRGWDWRYYANKVRKARFDLDEEETRPYFEFTAVRDGCFAVAEKLFGIRLVELEDMPKWHPDQQAFEVVEADGTHIGIIYLDFFARESKSGGAWMNELVMQQKLTGDVSPIVTNNFNFPPPTEDGPSLLSFSESKTLFHEFGHGLHGLLSDVTYASLSGTNVPRDFVEFPSQVMENWFGEPETLRMFARHYETGEPIPDALIEKIRAAANFNQGFATAEYLAASYLDLAWHTLEHGTAKVADPVAFEQAEMDRIGLIDEIIPRYRNTYFAHVFAGGYSSGYYSYLWSEVLDADAFTAFEQGDLFDREMAGRFRTLLSRGGTAPGMELYVDFRGREPEIRPLLERRGLVGSSR, encoded by the coding sequence ATGACCGGTTCCGACAATCCGCTCCTGGCGGAATGGGACACCCCCTTCGGCGTTCCCCCCTTCGACGCGATCGACAGTGACGACTACCTGCCGGCCTTCCGCGAGGCCATGCAGCGCCATCGCGCCGAGATCGAGACCCTCGCCGCGTCGACCGAGCCCGCGACCTTCGCCAACACGATCGAGGCGCTCGAGCGTGCCGGCGCCGACCTGCAGCGCGTGTCGAACGTCTTCCACGCCGTCGAGGCGGCGAACACCGACGACACGTTGCGCGAGACGAACCGCGTGATCTCGCCCGAACTCGCGCGTCACTCCGACGCCATCGTGCTCGATCCGCGCCTGTACGAGCGCGTGAAGGCCGTGTACGACCAGCGCGACGGCCTCGACCTGACGGGCGAACAGGCCAAGCTGCTCGAGGAGACCCACAAGCGCTTCGTGCGCAGCGGCGCGGCCCTCGACGACACCGCGCAGGAGCGCCTGCGAGAGATCAACGCCGAGCTCGCCTCGCTCAGCCAGCAGTTCGGCGACAACCTGCTCGAGGAGACCAACGCCTTCGAGCTGCGCGTGACCGACGAGGACGACCTGGGCAACCTGCCCGGCAGCCTGCGCGGCACTGCCGCGGCCGAGGCGAGGCGTCGCGGCTACGAAGAGGGCTGGGTCTTCACGCTGCAGCGCCCGAGCTGCAATCCCTTCCTGGAGTACTCGCCGAACCGCGAGATGCGCCGGAAGGTCTTCGAGGGCTACGCCATGCGCGCCAACCGTGGCAACGAGCACGACAACAACCCGCTGCTCACCCGCATGGCCGAACTGCGCGCCGAGCGCGCCCGGCTGCTGGGATACCCCACGCACGCCCACTACGTCCTGAGCGACAACATGGCCGAGACCCCCGACCGCGTCCTCGACCTTCTCGACCAGGTCTGGGAACCCGCCCTGCGCGTGGCGAAGGAGGAACGGGCGGCCCTGCAGGAGATGATGCGGGCCGACGGGATCGACGACCGGCTCCGCGGCTGGGACTGGCGCTACTACGCCAACAAGGTCCGCAAGGCGCGCTTCGACCTCGACGAAGAGGAGACGCGCCCGTACTTCGAGTTCACCGCGGTCCGCGACGGCTGCTTCGCCGTGGCCGAGAAGCTCTTCGGCATCCGCCTCGTCGAACTCGAGGACATGCCGAAGTGGCATCCCGACCAGCAGGCCTTCGAGGTCGTCGAGGCCGACGGCACCCACATCGGGATCATCTACCTGGACTTCTTCGCCCGCGAGAGCAAGAGCGGTGGTGCCTGGATGAACGAGCTGGTCATGCAGCAGAAGCTCACCGGTGACGTGTCGCCCATCGTGACGAACAACTTCAACTTCCCGCCGCCGACCGAGGACGGGCCCTCGCTCCTGTCGTTCAGCGAGTCGAAGACCCTCTTCCACGAGTTCGGGCACGGTCTGCACGGCCTGCTGAGCGACGTGACCTACGCCTCGCTCAGCGGCACGAACGTACCGCGCGACTTCGTCGAGTTTCCGTCGCAGGTCATGGAGAACTGGTTCGGCGAGCCCGAGACGCTCCGGATGTTCGCCCGCCACTACGAGACCGGCGAACCGATCCCGGACGCGCTGATCGAGAAGATCCGGGCCGCGGCGAACTTCAACCAGGGTTTCGCCACCGCCGAGTACCTGGCCGCCAGCTACCTCGACCTGGCCTGGCACACCCTCGAACACGGCACCGCGAAGGTCGCCGATCCAGTGGCCTTCGAGCAGGCCGAGATGGACCGCATCGGTCTGATCGACGAGATCATCCCCCGCTACCGCAATACCTACTTCGCACACGTCTTCGCGGGTGGTTATTCGTCGGGCTACTACAGCTACCTGTGGAGCGAGGTGCTCGACGCCGACGCCTTCACGGCCTTCGAGCAGGGCGATCTGTTCGACCGCGAGATGGCCGGGCGCTTCCGCACGCTGCTGTCGCGCGGAGGCACGGCACCGGGCATGGAGCTGTACGTTGACTTCCGCGGGCGCGAGCCCGAGATCCGGCCGCTGCTCGAACGCCGCGGACTCGTGGGTTCGAGCCGCTGA
- a CDS encoding glycine/sarcosine/betaine reductase selenoprotein B family protein, with amino-acid sequence MARLSDLSVRHQVLMRTYRYRSVDWRPGARLRQPVRDSRVATITTAAFHGPDQEPFDLEEKGGDVSYRVIERGTDLATLRSAHKSNAFDTAGIERDPNVALPLQRLEDLAAAGAIGDVSPVHFSFMGSISAPARLIQRSAPAIVRALETARADLVLLTPV; translated from the coding sequence GTGGCCCGACTCTCGGACCTGTCCGTACGACACCAGGTGCTCATGCGGACCTATCGCTACCGCTCGGTGGACTGGCGGCCGGGGGCGCGTCTCCGGCAGCCGGTCCGTGACAGCCGGGTCGCGACGATCACCACGGCCGCCTTCCACGGCCCGGACCAGGAACCCTTCGACCTCGAGGAAAAGGGAGGCGACGTCAGCTACCGCGTGATCGAACGCGGCACCGACCTCGCCACCCTCCGCAGCGCGCACAAGAGCAACGCCTTCGATACGGCGGGAATCGAGCGCGATCCGAACGTCGCGTTGCCCCTGCAGCGGCTCGAGGACCTGGCCGCCGCGGGAGCGATCGGCGACGTCTCGCCGGTGCACTTCAGCTTCATGGGGTCGATCTCCGCGCCGGCACGGCTGATCCAGCGCTCGGCACCAGCGATCGTTCGCGCGCTCGAAACGGCGCGGGCCGACCTGGTCCTGCTGACGCCGGTGTGA